In a single window of the Dromaius novaehollandiae isolate bDroNov1 chromosome 17, bDroNov1.hap1, whole genome shotgun sequence genome:
- the LOC112992785 gene encoding solute carrier family 2, facilitated glucose transporter member 11-like isoform X2 yields MATFSSDLVQFQGLFQMILVLGIGGSFPYGFHISVINYPSVHIRKFINETWIERNGSPLHPETIMLLWSFIVSVYGIGGLLGSLCCGYLTTKYRKKKCQMCTNLIMLVAALFMAFSKTAKSFEMILVGRFLYGIGTGFSLNIHPQYVGEISPKKLRGFTNSTVAVFLTLGKLTGQVIGLREILGSEALWPWLLASSGLSALVQLVTLPFFPDSPSYLLIQKSNEEAFRKAIRKLWGEGDHQAEIDDIMKEKAAMASTKSLRVLEVIKERSLRWQLYILMTVMTTLQLCGINAIYFYSFEVFHTAQFEEHLIQYVSLGVGLCECLSSILCTTLIERFGRKVLLWGGYTLMCFVLVLLTMTLSLQHQFFWMHYFSVILIFLFVIFYGIGPSGATVSIMVEIFSQSFRPSAFLIVGCINWMGLFVLGMIFPLIVDNLGPFCFLIFLGILALSAIFIYLYLPETKGKSIMEIRAEFNKLNFGKKETSVTENNFPKEQLFCTKL; encoded by the exons ATGGCTACCTTCTCCTCTGACCTG gTTCAGTTCCAAGGACTATTTCAAATGATCTTAGTGCTGGGAATCGGTGGTAGTTTCCCATATGGATTCCATATTTCTGTAATTAACTATCCTTCTGTG cacatCAGGAAGTTTATTAATGAAACATGGATAGAGCGAAATGGCTCTCCCCTTCATCCGGAGACAATCATGCTGCTGTGGTCCTTCATTGTGTCTGTTTACGGGATAGGAGGACTCCTGGGGAGCCTCTGCTGTGGCTATCTGACTACAAAATACAGGAA aaaaaagtgcCAAATGTGCACCAACCTAATCATGCTGGTAGCTGCACTTTTCATGGCCTTCAGTAAAACAGCCAAATCCTTTGAGATGATTCTGGTTGGACGCTTTCTCTATGGCATTGGTACAG GGTTTTCTCTCAATATACATCCTCAGTATGTAGGAGAGATTTCACCCAAGAAGCTGCGTGGATTTACCAACTccacagttgctgtttttctgACACTAGGAAAACTCACAGGACAGGTTATTGGACTACG GGAGATTTTAGGAAGCGAAGCCTTGTGGCCATGGCTGTTAGCATCTAGTGGACTTTCAGCATTGGTTCAACTGGTTACTCTCCCATTTTTCCCTGATTCTCCATCCTACCTCCTGATACAGAAGAGTAATGAGGAAGCCTTCAGGAAAG CTATTAGAAAGCTCTGGGGGGAAGGAGACCATCAAGCAGAAATTGATGACATCATGAAGGAGAAGGCTGCAATGGCAAGCACTAAAAGCTTGCGTGTCCTCGAAGTAATAAAAGAACGATCTTTGCGCTGGCAACTTTACATTTTGATGACTGTCATGACCACCTTGCAGCTCTGTGGAATCAATGCA ATATACTTCTATTCTTTTGAAGTATTCCACACAGCCCAGTTTGAAGAACACCTTATCCAATATGTGTCCCTAGGAGTTGGGTTGTGCGAATGCTTATCTTCTATACTATGT accaCCCTTATAGAGCGTTTTGGGAGGAAGGTGCTGCTATGGGGAGGATATACACTGATGTGTTTTGTACTAGTGCTCCTTACCATGACCCTCTCACTGCAG CACCAGTTCTTTTGGATGCACTACTTCAGTGTTATCTTGATCTTCCTATTCGTTATCTTCTACGGAATTGGACCGT ctgGAGCCACTGTATCCATCATGGTTGAAATCTTCAGCCAGTCATTCAGACCATCTGCCTTTCTGATTGTTGGCTGCATCAATTGGATGGGGCTGTTTGTACTTGGAATGATTTTTCCACTGATTGTT GATAACCTTGGACCCTTTTGCTTCCTTATCTTTTTGGGAATCCTTGCTTTATCAGCAATTTTCATCTACCTGTACCTCCCTGAGACCAAGGGAAAGTCAATCATGGAAATAAGAGCAGAGTTCAATAAgttaaattttggaaaaaaagaaacctcagtcacagaaaataattttcctaAGGAACAGCTGTTCTGCACCAAACTCTGA
- the LOC112992785 gene encoding solute carrier family 2, facilitated glucose transporter member 11-like isoform X3 — MATFSSDLVQFQGLFQMILVLGIGGSFPYGFHISVINYPSVHIRKFINETWIERNGSPLHPETIMLLWSFIVSVYGIGGLLGSLCCGYLTTKYRKKKCQMCTNLIMLVAALFMAFSKTAKSFEMILVGRFLYGIGTGFSLNIHPQYVGEISPKKLRGFTNSTVAVFLTLGKLTGQVIGLREILGSEALWPWLLASSGLSALVQLVTLPFFPDSPSYLLIQKSNEEAFRKGAFSLCIFQIYFYSFEVFHTAQFEEHLIQYVSLGVGLCECLSSILCTTLIERFGRKVLLWGGYTLMCFVLVLLTMTLSLQHQFFWMHYFSVILIFLFVIFYGIGPSGATVSIMVEIFSQSFRPSAFLIVGCINWMGLFVLGMIFPLIVDNLGPFCFLIFLGILALSAIFIYLYLPETKGKSIMEIRAEFNKLNFGKKETSVTENNFPKEQLFCTKL; from the exons ATGGCTACCTTCTCCTCTGACCTG gTTCAGTTCCAAGGACTATTTCAAATGATCTTAGTGCTGGGAATCGGTGGTAGTTTCCCATATGGATTCCATATTTCTGTAATTAACTATCCTTCTGTG cacatCAGGAAGTTTATTAATGAAACATGGATAGAGCGAAATGGCTCTCCCCTTCATCCGGAGACAATCATGCTGCTGTGGTCCTTCATTGTGTCTGTTTACGGGATAGGAGGACTCCTGGGGAGCCTCTGCTGTGGCTATCTGACTACAAAATACAGGAA aaaaaagtgcCAAATGTGCACCAACCTAATCATGCTGGTAGCTGCACTTTTCATGGCCTTCAGTAAAACAGCCAAATCCTTTGAGATGATTCTGGTTGGACGCTTTCTCTATGGCATTGGTACAG GGTTTTCTCTCAATATACATCCTCAGTATGTAGGAGAGATTTCACCCAAGAAGCTGCGTGGATTTACCAACTccacagttgctgtttttctgACACTAGGAAAACTCACAGGACAGGTTATTGGACTACG GGAGATTTTAGGAAGCGAAGCCTTGTGGCCATGGCTGTTAGCATCTAGTGGACTTTCAGCATTGGTTCAACTGGTTACTCTCCCATTTTTCCCTGATTCTCCATCCTACCTCCTGATACAGAAGAGTAATGAGGAAGCCTTCAGGAAAG GTgcattttctctctgcattttccaGATATACTTCTATTCTTTTGAAGTATTCCACACAGCCCAGTTTGAAGAACACCTTATCCAATATGTGTCCCTAGGAGTTGGGTTGTGCGAATGCTTATCTTCTATACTATGT accaCCCTTATAGAGCGTTTTGGGAGGAAGGTGCTGCTATGGGGAGGATATACACTGATGTGTTTTGTACTAGTGCTCCTTACCATGACCCTCTCACTGCAG CACCAGTTCTTTTGGATGCACTACTTCAGTGTTATCTTGATCTTCCTATTCGTTATCTTCTACGGAATTGGACCGT ctgGAGCCACTGTATCCATCATGGTTGAAATCTTCAGCCAGTCATTCAGACCATCTGCCTTTCTGATTGTTGGCTGCATCAATTGGATGGGGCTGTTTGTACTTGGAATGATTTTTCCACTGATTGTT GATAACCTTGGACCCTTTTGCTTCCTTATCTTTTTGGGAATCCTTGCTTTATCAGCAATTTTCATCTACCTGTACCTCCCTGAGACCAAGGGAAAGTCAATCATGGAAATAAGAGCAGAGTTCAATAAgttaaattttggaaaaaaagaaacctcagtcacagaaaataattttcctaAGGAACAGCTGTTCTGCACCAAACTCTGA
- the LOC112992785 gene encoding solute carrier family 2, facilitated glucose transporter member 11-like isoform X1 has translation MDRCVFSLQVQFQGLFQMILVLGIGGSFPYGFHISVINYPSVHIRKFINETWIERNGSPLHPETIMLLWSFIVSVYGIGGLLGSLCCGYLTTKYRKKKCQMCTNLIMLVAALFMAFSKTAKSFEMILVGRFLYGIGTGFSLNIHPQYVGEISPKKLRGFTNSTVAVFLTLGKLTGQVIGLREILGSEALWPWLLASSGLSALVQLVTLPFFPDSPSYLLIQKSNEEAFRKAIRKLWGEGDHQAEIDDIMKEKAAMASTKSLRVLEVIKERSLRWQLYILMTVMTTLQLCGINAIYFYSFEVFHTAQFEEHLIQYVSLGVGLCECLSSILCTTLIERFGRKVLLWGGYTLMCFVLVLLTMTLSLQHQFFWMHYFSVILIFLFVIFYGIGPSGATVSIMVEIFSQSFRPSAFLIVGCINWMGLFVLGMIFPLIVDNLGPFCFLIFLGILALSAIFIYLYLPETKGKSIMEIRAEFNKLNFGKKETSVTENNFPKEQLFCTKL, from the exons ATGGACCgttgtgttttctctttgcaggTTCAGTTCCAAGGACTATTTCAAATGATCTTAGTGCTGGGAATCGGTGGTAGTTTCCCATATGGATTCCATATTTCTGTAATTAACTATCCTTCTGTG cacatCAGGAAGTTTATTAATGAAACATGGATAGAGCGAAATGGCTCTCCCCTTCATCCGGAGACAATCATGCTGCTGTGGTCCTTCATTGTGTCTGTTTACGGGATAGGAGGACTCCTGGGGAGCCTCTGCTGTGGCTATCTGACTACAAAATACAGGAA aaaaaagtgcCAAATGTGCACCAACCTAATCATGCTGGTAGCTGCACTTTTCATGGCCTTCAGTAAAACAGCCAAATCCTTTGAGATGATTCTGGTTGGACGCTTTCTCTATGGCATTGGTACAG GGTTTTCTCTCAATATACATCCTCAGTATGTAGGAGAGATTTCACCCAAGAAGCTGCGTGGATTTACCAACTccacagttgctgtttttctgACACTAGGAAAACTCACAGGACAGGTTATTGGACTACG GGAGATTTTAGGAAGCGAAGCCTTGTGGCCATGGCTGTTAGCATCTAGTGGACTTTCAGCATTGGTTCAACTGGTTACTCTCCCATTTTTCCCTGATTCTCCATCCTACCTCCTGATACAGAAGAGTAATGAGGAAGCCTTCAGGAAAG CTATTAGAAAGCTCTGGGGGGAAGGAGACCATCAAGCAGAAATTGATGACATCATGAAGGAGAAGGCTGCAATGGCAAGCACTAAAAGCTTGCGTGTCCTCGAAGTAATAAAAGAACGATCTTTGCGCTGGCAACTTTACATTTTGATGACTGTCATGACCACCTTGCAGCTCTGTGGAATCAATGCA ATATACTTCTATTCTTTTGAAGTATTCCACACAGCCCAGTTTGAAGAACACCTTATCCAATATGTGTCCCTAGGAGTTGGGTTGTGCGAATGCTTATCTTCTATACTATGT accaCCCTTATAGAGCGTTTTGGGAGGAAGGTGCTGCTATGGGGAGGATATACACTGATGTGTTTTGTACTAGTGCTCCTTACCATGACCCTCTCACTGCAG CACCAGTTCTTTTGGATGCACTACTTCAGTGTTATCTTGATCTTCCTATTCGTTATCTTCTACGGAATTGGACCGT ctgGAGCCACTGTATCCATCATGGTTGAAATCTTCAGCCAGTCATTCAGACCATCTGCCTTTCTGATTGTTGGCTGCATCAATTGGATGGGGCTGTTTGTACTTGGAATGATTTTTCCACTGATTGTT GATAACCTTGGACCCTTTTGCTTCCTTATCTTTTTGGGAATCCTTGCTTTATCAGCAATTTTCATCTACCTGTACCTCCCTGAGACCAAGGGAAAGTCAATCATGGAAATAAGAGCAGAGTTCAATAAgttaaattttggaaaaaaagaaacctcagtcacagaaaataattttcctaAGGAACAGCTGTTCTGCACCAAACTCTGA
- the LOC112992800 gene encoding macrophage migration inhibitory factor-like, whose protein sequence is MPKFIVNTNISKDKVPESFTGELTQQLSKAMDKPAQYIAIQISPDQVMSFGGSTEPCAMCFLYSIGKIGDQENKVYSKLLCDLMNKQLKISADRIYISFFEISAGNVGWNTTTFA, encoded by the exons ATGCCTAAATTCATTGTTAACACAAATATAAGCAAGGATAAAGTTCCAGAATCTTTCACAGGAGAGCTCACTCAGCAGCTATCAAAAGCAATGGACAAGCCAGCACAG TATATAGCAATACAGATCTCTCCTGATCAGGTGATGTCATTTGGAGGCTCCACAGAGCCCTGTGCTATGTGCTTTCTCTACAGCATTGGCAAGATAGGAGACCAGGAGAACAAGGTCTATTCCAAGTTGCTATGTGACCTGATGaacaaacagctgaaaatatCAGCTGACAG AATCTATATCAGCTTCTTTGAGATCAGCGCTGGCAACGTAGGCTGGAACACCACCACCTTTGCTTGA
- the LOC112992801 gene encoding macrophage migration inhibitory factor: MPMFTIYTNVCRDAVPESLLGELTQQLAKATGKPAQYIAVHIIPDQMMSFGGSTDPCALCSLYSIGKIGGQQNKTYTKLLCDLISKHLHVSADRVYINYFDMNAANVGWNGSTFA, translated from the exons ATGCCTATGTTCACCATCTACACCAACGTGTGCAGGGACGCCGTGCCCGAGAGCCTGCTGGGCGAGCTCACCCAGCAGCTGGCCAAGGCCACGGGCAAGCCCGCGCAG TATATAGCCGTGCACATCATACCTGATCAAATGATGTCCTTCGGGGGCTCCACTGATCCCTGCGCTCTCTGCAGTCTCTACAGCATTGGCAAAATAGGAGGGCAGCAAAACAAGACTTATACCAAGCTCCTGTGTGATCTGATCTCCAAGCACTTGCATGTATCTGCAGACAG GGTGTACATCAACTACTTTGACATGAACGCTGCCAACGTGGGCTGGAATGGTTCCACCTTTGCGTAG